In Candidatus Eisenbacteria bacterium, the genomic window GACGCGTGGACGTCGAACGAGCGAGCAAGAAGGCCGAACCCGCCCTGCCCCCTCCGCCCGCTCGCATGAACCGCGTTGCGCTGAGCTGCCCTTCGTTCGGTCTACGCCAACGCGAGAATCAACCGCTCGAGCAGCGATCGAAGCGCCGGCGCCACCGCCTGGACCGCGCCGGTGACCTCCGCGTGGCGCAGCGGGACCGGGCTCTTTCCCGCAGCCCGGTTCGTGATGCACGAGATTCCCACGGTGGGGAGCCCGAGCGAGGACGCGAGCGAAGCCTCGGCGGCGGTGGACATGCAGACCGCGTCGGCGCCCATGCGCTCGAGCATCGCGATCTCGGCCGGCGTCTCGTACGACGGGCCGAGCATCACGCCGAGCGTGCCGCGCTCGGCGCGGACGCCCGCGACGACCGCGGCGCGCGCGGCCTTGGCGAGGAGATCCGGCGCGTAGGTCGGCCGTGCCGCCAGCCCGCGCGGGCCCGGCGGAACGAGCGCGCGGCGTCCCTCCTCCTCGACGTCCGATTCCGGATCGCCAGGGCGCGACGGGGATCTCCACTGGAGGCTCACCTGGTCCTCCACGAGCATGAGCGAGCCCGGCGTCATGCGGTGCGTGATCCCTCCGGCCGCGTTCGTGAGCACGAGCGCCTTCGCGCCGAGCCCGTGGAAGAGCCGGATCATCCGCGTCACCTCCTCCGCGGAGTAGCCCTCGTAGAGGTGCGAGCGTCCCTGCGCCACGACCACGGTCCGTCCCGCCCACCGGCCGAGGAGGAGCCGGCCGGAGTGTCCCGCGACGGTGGACCTCGGAAGGCCGGGAAGGTCCGTGGTGGCGATGCTCGCCTCCCACGCCACGCCCTCGGCGAGGACGCCGAGACCGCTCCCGAGCACGAGCGCGACTCGTGGCGACGCCTGCGTGCGCTTGCGGATGACGCGAAGCGCCGCCTCGGGATCGAACGGCGCGGCGGCGTCCTCCCCGGCGCGGCGCCGCGGGAACGCCGTGCTCACAGGAGATCCGGGTCGGTTCCCGCGCGTGGAGCGAAGGAGACGCGAAGCGCCCGTCGCGAGAGGAGCGCGAGATACGAGAGCCCGAGCAGGTAGGGCAGGATCTCGAGCGCGATGGCCCACCCCGGGTGGTCTCCGGCATACGGGCGGCACGAGCGCGCGATCGCCGGGCCCGCCGCGAGGAGAACGCCCCCGAGCACGGACCATCGCGACGCGATCACGCAGGCGAGCGCGAGGATACCGAGCGCGAGCGGGGGCGATTCCAGATGGGTCCGCGCGAGGAGCGCGGCCGCGGGAACGGTCCAGAGCGCTCCCAGGACGATCGCCCCGAATCGATAGAGCGCGGGGCGCGAGCCCGGGACGCGCCAGGCGGGATTCTCGCCGAACGCGCGCACGCGAAGTCCGAACGGCGTGTGACGCAGCGTCCATCCGGCCAGTGCCACGACGAACGGAGCCGCCCAGAGCACGGGATTCATGGCGAGGTCCTCGGCGTAGGTGCCGTCGAGGTCCGTGCCGCGGATGAGTCCCGGGGGCGGCGTCCCCTCGGTGATCGCGAGGCCGCTCCGGTAGAGGATCTGGAGCGCGCACACCGGCACGAGGCTCAGGGCGAGCGCGCCGATCGCGGTGTCCGTCCGGAACGCGCGGAGCAGTCCGCCCGCGGCGAGCGCGAACGCCGCGGCGAACCCGGCCGCGACCAGGAGCGCGAGGGGATAGCTCGAGGTCCACTCGTATCCGAGCGCGAGCCCCACCATCCCGCTCGCGAACGCGCCCTCGACCCCGAGCCCCGAGAATCCCGCGCGCTCCCAGTAGAGGCACGCGACCACGAGGAGCGCGAGCGCCGCCCATTCGATCGGGATCGAGAGGAGCGGAACCCAGGCGCTCAACGGGACGCCGGCTGGAGGAGGAGCGAGCGGATCTTCGAGACGATCAGATCGATGGCGACGGCGTTGTAACCGCCTCCGGGAATGATGAGATCGGCGTGCTGCTTCGAGGGCTCCACGTACTGCAGGTGCATCGGCCGGACCGTGGCCTCGTACTGCCGGATCACCTGGTCCAGCGTCCTGCCCCGCTCCACGAGGTCGCGCTTCAGCCGCCGGATGAAGCGGATGTCCGGGTCGGCGTCGACGTAGAGCTTGATGTCGAGGAGCTGGCGAAGCGCTGGATCCTCGAGGATCAGGATGCCGTCCAGCACCACCACGCGCGCGGGCGGAACCGGGCGGGTCTCCGCTCCACGCGTGTGGCTCTTCCGGTCGTAGACCGGCATGTCGATCGCGCGACCCTCGAGGAGGGAGGCGAGATGCAAGCGCAGGAGGTCGCGATCGAACGCGTCCGGGTGGTCGTAGTTCCGGGTCTCCCGCTCGCCGAGCGGGATGTGGCGAAGGTCGCGATAGTACGAGTCCTGCTCCAGGAGCGCGACGCCCTCGCCCTCGAGGGCCTCGAC contains:
- a CDS encoding purine-nucleoside phosphorylase, which produces MSTAFPRRRAGEDAAAPFDPEAALRVIRKRTQASPRVALVLGSGLGVLAEGVAWEASIATTDLPGLPRSTVAGHSGRLLLGRWAGRTVVVAQGRSHLYEGYSAEEVTRMIRLFHGLGAKALVLTNAAGGITHRMTPGSLMLVEDQVSLQWRSPSRPGDPESDVEEEGRRALVPPGPRGLAARPTYAPDLLAKAARAAVVAGVRAERGTLGVMLGPSYETPAEIAMLERMGADAVCMSTAAEASLASSLGLPTVGISCITNRAAGKSPVPLRHAEVTGAVQAVAPALRSLLERLILALA
- the udk gene encoding uridine kinase → MMADRTRRCVLIGIAGGTGAGKTLVASSIVEALEGEGVALLEQDSYYRDLRHIPLGERETRNYDHPDAFDRDLLRLHLASLLEGRAIDMPVYDRKSHTRGAETRPVPPARVVVLDGILILEDPALRQLLDIKLYVDADPDIRFIRRLKRDLVERGRTLDQVIRQYEATVRPMHLQYVEPSKQHADLIIPGGGYNAVAIDLIVSKIRSLLLQPASR